In one Candidatus Hepatincola sp. Av genomic region, the following are encoded:
- the bamA gene encoding Outer membrane protein assembly factor BamA — translation MIFIRRFFVYISYILPIILWLGVPLYAEIITEVKIIGNERVKKEYLETLMQSQVGKDFKQETLNEDLQIIYDTDLFNNIDASFNKGVITLTLQENPLIENITLSGNDALGEDVLKAEMTLKERNTYSENKVNLDLQRILELYYKSGFLASTVNYTLNKKPHNRIDVTFNIVEGKKTTIGTIDFYGNKAFSKSELEGAMLTKEHKWWRFFGAGDVYDKSRILYDGELLRQFYLENGYPNFSVVSNFTELDVNNSLVVTYVLEEGERYKFGENMVLIKVPELTAYKKQLEDMITLTPDMWFKKSLLDKEINRLRSYINTLGFQFIDIKPNMVFNDITKQVDIVFEVVEEKRIFIDKINYNGNTRTRDDVLRREMKFSENDAYSESKISLAQRNLSRTGYFSNVNITDKPSEELGKVDLDVDVEEISTGSISLGGGYSTVDKFQIEAGFTETNVFGTGNYFSVNTMLSQDTNTYSVTLSDPYFLSKELFASISLYRNDTGADDYYDYSLYDQEEQGISTMIGYNLNDNWTQKWGYRLFYRDIYNVSEDASQAIQQIEGTSFVSAVSHTITYDTRDNAVFTRKGWETSLFTEYAGVLGDTNYIKNTFKTIWYKEVAEDVVLSVLGSVGAIEGLYGQDVNIVDKYILGGSTLRGFSMGVNYGGIGPVDNSTGETLGGKYMYRGSIQIETPVPGVKQYGLIVYAFSDFGTVTDFNNTCPSSVIGDNTTSCIVDTNSLRVSVGAGISWRSPAGIISLDLGFPVKKEPTDYTERLLLNFGTRF, via the coding sequence ATGATATTTATAAGAAGATTTTTTGTTTATATTTCTTATATTCTGCCAATAATTTTATGGTTGGGGGTTCCTTTATATGCTGAAATAATAACAGAAGTTAAAATTATTGGTAATGAAAGAGTTAAAAAAGAGTATTTAGAAACTCTTATGCAAAGCCAAGTAGGAAAAGACTTTAAACAAGAAACTTTAAACGAAGACTTACAAATAATTTATGATACTGATTTATTTAATAATATTGATGCTTCCTTTAATAAGGGGGTTATTACTTTAACACTGCAAGAAAATCCTTTAATTGAAAATATAACTCTTAGTGGGAACGATGCCTTAGGTGAAGATGTTCTAAAAGCAGAAATGACTTTAAAAGAAAGGAATACCTATTCTGAAAATAAAGTAAATTTAGATTTGCAAAGAATTTTAGAGCTTTATTATAAAAGTGGCTTTTTAGCATCTACAGTAAATTATACTTTAAATAAAAAACCTCATAATAGAATAGATGTTACTTTTAATATTGTTGAAGGCAAAAAGACAACTATTGGAACCATAGATTTTTATGGGAACAAGGCTTTTTCAAAGTCGGAACTTGAGGGAGCCATGTTAACTAAAGAGCATAAATGGTGGCGTTTTTTTGGTGCGGGTGATGTGTACGATAAAAGCCGTATTCTTTATGATGGCGAACTATTACGGCAGTTTTACTTAGAGAATGGTTATCCTAACTTTTCTGTTGTTTCTAATTTTACAGAACTAGATGTAAATAATTCTTTAGTAGTAACCTATGTTTTAGAAGAAGGAGAGCGTTACAAATTTGGTGAAAATATGGTTCTTATTAAAGTTCCAGAATTAACAGCTTATAAAAAGCAGTTAGAAGATATGATTACATTAACCCCTGATATGTGGTTTAAAAAATCTTTGTTAGATAAAGAAATCAATAGGTTAAGAAGCTATATTAATACCTTAGGTTTTCAATTTATAGATATTAAACCTAATATGGTATTTAACGACATTACTAAACAAGTAGATATTGTTTTTGAAGTAGTAGAGGAGAAAAGAATCTTTATAGATAAAATTAATTATAATGGTAATACCCGAACTAGAGACGATGTGCTAAGGCGGGAAATGAAGTTTTCAGAAAATGATGCTTATTCAGAAAGTAAAATTAGTTTAGCACAGCGGAATTTATCTCGTACAGGTTATTTTTCTAATGTTAATATTACCGATAAGCCATCTGAAGAGCTAGGTAAGGTAGATTTAGATGTAGATGTAGAAGAAATATCTACAGGCTCAATTTCTTTAGGAGGTGGTTATTCTACAGTAGATAAATTCCAAATTGAAGCAGGTTTTACAGAAACTAATGTTTTTGGTACCGGTAATTATTTTAGTGTTAATACTATGCTTTCTCAGGATACTAATACCTATAGTGTAACCTTAAGCGACCCGTACTTTCTAAGTAAAGAATTATTTGCCAGTATTTCATTATACCGTAATGATACTGGTGCAGATGATTACTACGATTACTCCTTGTACGACCAAGAAGAGCAAGGGATTTCAACCATGATTGGTTATAATTTAAACGATAATTGGACACAAAAATGGGGTTATAGATTATTTTACCGTGATATTTATAATGTAAGTGAAGATGCTTCGCAAGCCATTCAACAAATTGAAGGAACATCTTTTGTATCGGCTGTTTCTCATACAATAACCTACGATACAAGGGATAATGCCGTGTTTACCAGAAAAGGTTGGGAAACTAGCCTATTTACAGAATATGCAGGGGTTTTAGGTGATACAAACTATATAAAAAATACCTTTAAAACTATTTGGTATAAGGAAGTAGCAGAAGATGTTGTACTTTCAGTATTAGGTTCTGTAGGGGCTATTGAAGGTTTATACGGGCAAGATGTAAATATTGTAGATAAATACATACTAGGTGGTTCAACTCTAAGGGGCTTTAGCATGGGGGTCAATTATGGTGGGATTGGACCGGTTGATAATTCAACAGGTGAAACCTTAGGTGGTAAATATATGTATAGAGGCTCAATCCAAATAGAAACTCCCGTACCAGGAGTTAAACAGTATGGTTTAATTGTTTATGCTTTTTCAGATTTTGGAACAGTAACGGATTTTAATAATACTTGTCCTTCAAGCGTTATTGGTGACAATACTACTTCATGTATTGTAGATACTAATTCGTTAAGAGTTTCTGTAGGTGCTGGTATTTCTTGGCGTTCTCCGGCTGGTATTATTAGCTTAGATTTAGGTTTCCCTGTGAAGAAAGAACCTACCGACTATACTGAAAGATTACTCCTAAACTTTGGTACTAGGTTCTAA
- the mmpA gene encoding Metalloprotease MmpA, with protein sequence MYILNFFIDYILVFLVLISVLVFVHEYGHYLFAKLFKVKVESFSIGFGKELWGWTDKSGTRWKIAPFPLGGYVKMKGEMLDLTGNSNEVAPDSFESKKLWQKFLIVFAGPLFNIIFPAFIFFFISYFVGYANLDPTVGSVLKNAPAHGILQPKDIIKSINGKNITTFQELQQEVMLQPKAVVRLEILRQGKKLNVKITTGVQTVNKIKTGILGVTADNSTYTHYRYSVKASVLYVYRVYKQVGSLIINSFYRLFSANMSVDELGGPVKIAQISGESFHNGFTSWLFFMAILSLNLAVINLLPIPALDGGYLLIYIFQAITRKKLQGNVYNFLLKISFSLLIALMIFMIFNDVTSILFK encoded by the coding sequence ATGTATATATTAAATTTTTTTATAGATTATATTTTAGTTTTTTTAGTTTTAATTTCAGTTTTAGTATTTGTTCATGAATATGGGCATTACTTGTTTGCTAAATTATTTAAAGTTAAAGTTGAATCTTTTTCTATTGGTTTTGGTAAAGAACTATGGGGTTGGACAGATAAAAGTGGGACTCGTTGGAAAATTGCCCCTTTTCCCTTAGGTGGCTATGTGAAAATGAAAGGGGAAATGTTAGATCTAACAGGTAATTCTAATGAGGTGGCTCCAGATTCTTTTGAAAGTAAAAAACTATGGCAAAAATTTCTAATAGTATTTGCCGGACCTTTATTTAATATTATCTTTCCAGCTTTTATTTTCTTTTTTATTTCTTATTTTGTAGGTTATGCTAATTTAGATCCTACTGTGGGTTCAGTATTAAAGAATGCTCCAGCACATGGTATTTTACAACCTAAAGATATTATAAAAAGTATTAATGGCAAAAATATTACTACTTTCCAAGAGTTACAACAAGAAGTTATGTTACAGCCTAAAGCAGTTGTACGATTGGAAATATTAAGGCAAGGAAAAAAGCTGAATGTAAAAATTACTACAGGTGTTCAGACTGTTAATAAAATAAAAACAGGAATCCTTGGGGTTACAGCTGATAATAGTACTTATACCCATTACCGTTACTCGGTGAAAGCATCAGTTTTATATGTATATAGGGTTTATAAACAAGTAGGTTCTTTAATAATTAATAGCTTTTATAGGCTTTTTAGTGCTAATATGTCGGTAGATGAATTGGGGGGGCCTGTAAAAATAGCTCAAATTTCAGGAGAATCTTTTCATAATGGATTTACTTCTTGGTTATTTTTTATGGCAATACTTTCCTTAAATTTAGCTGTTATTAATTTATTGCCAATCCCAGCCTTAGATGGCGGTTATTTGTTAATTTATATTTTTCAGGCAATTACTCGTAAGAAATTACAAGGTAATGTATATAATTTTTTATTAAAGATTAGTTTTAGTTTGCTAATTGCCCTAATGATTTTTATGATATTTAATGATGTTACATCTATATTGTTTAAATGA
- the dxr gene encoding 1-deoxy-D-xylulose 5-phosphate reductoisomerase: MENKKKILIIGATGSVGCAAVEVVLANPDLFSVEGLVAKNSYKKLAEQGVKLNSKYALIENESHFQVLQEELKSTKIKVIAGRENIVNFIKSCEAERILIASSGAESIYYLQAALLANKDIAIANKESIVCAGSLFSECKKNFTGKIIPVDSEHSAIFQTLENSNLANIHNIILTSSGGPFYYYSETKLKSVTKAQALKHPKWQMGAKISIDSATFMNKALEVLEACYLFNLPAEKINVIIERSCTMHGGVSYNDGSMLANLSKPSMKISTGYGLTYPKRQTSTVQPLNLLNTSLVFEKPNPYQQKIIAIAKEVFEQGGNYPLIFNTANEIAVEAFLNDRISFTKILYMIQYSLEKLEFLQIQNLEDVIINYNIIKNKISNYITHN; encoded by the coding sequence ATGGAAAACAAAAAAAAGATATTAATTATTGGAGCAACAGGTTCAGTTGGTTGTGCAGCGGTTGAAGTTGTTCTTGCTAACCCTGACTTATTTTCCGTGGAGGGGCTAGTTGCTAAAAACAGTTATAAAAAACTAGCAGAACAAGGGGTTAAGCTAAATAGCAAATATGCTTTAATAGAAAATGAAAGCCACTTTCAGGTTTTACAAGAGGAACTGAAGTCCACTAAGATTAAAGTGATTGCAGGGCGTGAAAATATTGTTAATTTTATTAAAAGTTGCGAAGCAGAAAGAATTTTAATAGCTTCTTCAGGGGCGGAAAGTATTTATTATTTGCAAGCAGCTTTATTAGCTAATAAAGATATTGCTATTGCTAATAAAGAATCTATTGTATGTGCTGGTTCATTGTTTTCAGAATGTAAGAAAAATTTTACAGGAAAAATTATTCCTGTGGATTCCGAACATAGTGCTATTTTTCAAACCTTAGAGAATAGTAACCTAGCTAATATCCATAATATAATTTTAACCTCATCAGGTGGACCTTTCTATTATTATTCTGAAACTAAACTAAAAAGTGTAACTAAAGCCCAAGCTCTAAAACACCCAAAATGGCAAATGGGAGCAAAAATCTCTATAGATTCTGCCACTTTTATGAATAAGGCCTTAGAGGTTTTAGAAGCATGTTATTTGTTTAACTTACCAGCTGAAAAAATTAATGTCATTATAGAAAGATCTTGTACTATGCACGGAGGGGTTAGTTATAATGATGGTTCAATGTTAGCTAATTTATCTAAGCCTTCTATGAAAATAAGTACAGGCTATGGTTTAACTTACCCTAAAAGGCAAACTTCAACAGTGCAACCCCTAAACTTATTAAATACTTCCTTAGTATTTGAAAAACCTAACCCATATCAGCAAAAAATTATTGCTATTGCTAAAGAGGTTTTTGAACAAGGTGGTAACTATCCTTTAATTTTCAATACTGCTAATGAAATAGCGGTAGAGGCGTTTTTAAATGATAGAATCAGTTTTACTAAAATTTTATATATGATACAATACAGTCTTGAAAAGTTAGAATTTCTACAGATTCAAAATCTTGAAGATGTAATTATAAATTATAATATAATAAAAAATAAAATTTCAAATTATATAACTCATAATTAA
- a CDS encoding phosphotransferase: MEENQILNSTILKQITTKVGSITKVQRLDKGLTNTLFVLENESNTKFIVKILSNIQGLLPNRHQEVYLNKLLWQKGLTAELLLYTNDFFLFSYLTGQNLTAKMLNKNILEQLNSIVNIINSTNLKSYKFFQRDFLQTARAYIQPLPDDLKNSQQVSSTLQLLKETVLYINKEFPLELALCHNDYNLNNFIVTPLNKLLVIDFEYAAINDIYFEYAGLNFMLGREIQNFISIHQNPIDIKKLKQYTVLLDCLSILWCYLMFVQHQVTPKPNYLAWANKVHADLFSK, translated from the coding sequence GTGGAAGAAAATCAAATCCTAAATAGCACTATTCTAAAACAAATTACTACTAAAGTAGGCTCTATTACTAAAGTGCAACGCCTTGATAAGGGTTTAACTAATACCTTGTTTGTATTGGAAAATGAAAGCAATACAAAATTTATAGTTAAGATTCTTTCAAATATTCAAGGGCTTTTGCCCAATAGGCACCAAGAAGTATACTTAAATAAGCTATTATGGCAAAAAGGTTTAACAGCTGAATTATTATTATATACTAATGATTTCTTTTTATTTAGTTATTTAACAGGGCAAAATTTAACGGCGAAAATGCTAAATAAAAATATTTTAGAGCAACTTAATAGTATTGTTAATATAATTAATAGTACTAATTTAAAGTCTTATAAATTTTTTCAAAGGGATTTTTTACAAACAGCTAGGGCTTATATACAACCATTACCAGACGACCTAAAAAATAGCCAACAAGTTAGTAGCACCTTACAGTTATTAAAAGAAACTGTTTTATATATTAATAAAGAGTTCCCTTTAGAACTTGCTTTATGCCATAATGACTACAACCTTAATAACTTTATTGTAACTCCGTTAAATAAACTTTTAGTAATAGATTTTGAATATGCGGCTATTAATGATATATACTTTGAATATGCAGGTTTAAATTTTATGCTAGGTAGAGAAATTCAGAATTTTATAAGTATACACCAAAACCCTATAGATATAAAGAAACTAAAACAATATACAGTTCTTTTAGATTGTTTAAGTATTTTGTGGTGCTACTTAATGTTTGTGCAACACCAAGTAACTCCTAAACCTAATTATTTAGCTTGGGCAAATAAAGTTCATGCTGATTTATTTTCTAAATGA
- the pnuC_2 gene encoding Nicotinamide riboside transporter PnuC — MFWAIIKFIATYQVAIFSLHVNLFENISLLTGIFYIVFAILENKLAWLFGFVSSFILVFIYIYQATYFQSLLNLYYAAIAVYAYMLWALKDHEKKYVLKISEYQLKTHLILVFATLFIVAIVYIFFNKIFAIPVKQLDLLIFVLSILGTYMQVHKILSNWIYWIITNALTVVLCLQLQLYSIALLMLGYLIAAIIGYIRWKKIKS, encoded by the coding sequence ATGTTTTGGGCTATTATTAAATTTATTGCTACTTACCAAGTTGCAATTTTTTCTTTACATGTTAATTTATTTGAGAATATCTCTTTATTAACGGGGATTTTTTATATTGTATTTGCTATTTTAGAAAATAAACTTGCTTGGCTTTTTGGTTTTGTTAGTTCTTTTATTTTGGTTTTTATTTATATATATCAGGCTACTTATTTTCAATCTTTACTGAATTTATATTATGCTGCTATAGCTGTTTATGCTTATATGTTATGGGCATTAAAGGATCATGAAAAAAAATATGTATTGAAAATTTCTGAATACCAGTTAAAAACTCATTTAATTCTGGTTTTTGCTACTTTATTTATTGTAGCTATAGTTTATATATTTTTTAATAAAATTTTTGCTATTCCTGTGAAACAACTAGATCTTCTTATTTTTGTATTATCTATTCTTGGTACTTATATGCAGGTGCATAAGATTTTATCTAATTGGATTTATTGGATAATTACTAACGCTTTAACTGTAGTATTATGTTTACAGTTACAGTTATATAGTATTGCCTTACTAATGTTAGGGTATTTAATAGCAGCTATAATAGGATATATTCGGTGGAAGAAAATCAAATCCTAA
- the gltX gene encoding Glutamate--tRNA ligase encodes MSIVTRFAPSPTGYLHLGGARTALFNYLYTKKMGGEFLLRIEDTDTERSTIESVATIINGLKWLAINPSKPPVFQMSFQNRHIEIANQLLKEGKAYKCYCTPEEIAERREKARKNNTVYLYDGRCAKLAPNAYPNKPYAIRLIAQKVGSTTVNDVVMGEISVPNSQMDDMVILRSNNIPTYMFAVVVDDYDMKITHVIRGSDHLTNTFRQIQVYKALGWKIPIFAHLPLIHAPDGSKLSKRHGAVAVESYKDLGFLPEALRNYLLRLGWSHHDDEIISDANAIQWFDVKDIHKSPAKFDLNKLTSINKYYLQKKSNKELINLMEPFINNFLESTAINPTYKKYLNKGLTSIKERSSTLVELTQNALFYITKEPKVLESKALEIIENSQELLLKQFLLLKNCTTWQHHELYNLTKEFANKTNMKLGKVVEPMRICLTYSTVSPASNFEIMEILGQEETLLRINRFIKQKSENNK; translated from the coding sequence ATGAGCATAGTAACTCGTTTTGCCCCAAGCCCTACAGGTTATTTACACTTAGGTGGTGCTAGAACTGCCTTATTTAATTACTTATATACAAAAAAAATGGGTGGTGAATTTTTACTAAGGATTGAAGATACTGACACTGAACGTTCTACCATCGAATCGGTAGCTACAATTATTAATGGTTTAAAATGGCTAGCAATTAACCCTAGTAAACCTCCTGTTTTTCAAATGTCTTTTCAAAATCGCCATATTGAAATAGCTAACCAGTTATTAAAAGAAGGCAAGGCTTATAAATGTTACTGTACTCCCGAAGAAATTGCTGAACGCCGTGAAAAAGCTCGCAAAAATAACACCGTATATTTATATGATGGTCGTTGTGCTAAGTTAGCCCCTAATGCCTACCCTAATAAACCCTATGCTATTCGTTTAATTGCCCAAAAAGTTGGCTCTACTACTGTTAACGATGTAGTAATGGGAGAAATCTCTGTACCTAATTCCCAAATGGATGATATGGTAATTCTACGCTCTAATAATATCCCTACCTATATGTTTGCAGTAGTTGTAGATGATTATGATATGAAAATTACTCATGTTATTCGGGGTAGCGACCATTTAACCAATACTTTTCGGCAAATCCAAGTTTACAAGGCTCTGGGGTGGAAAATTCCTATTTTTGCTCATTTACCTTTAATTCATGCCCCAGATGGTAGTAAATTATCTAAACGTCATGGTGCTGTTGCGGTAGAAAGCTACAAAGATTTAGGTTTTTTACCCGAAGCTCTTAGAAATTATTTACTGCGTTTAGGCTGGTCACATCATGATGATGAAATTATATCTGATGCCAATGCTATTCAATGGTTTGATGTAAAAGATATTCATAAATCCCCAGCTAAATTTGACCTCAATAAACTAACTAGCATTAATAAATATTATTTGCAAAAGAAAAGTAATAAAGAACTAATAAATTTAATGGAACCTTTTATTAACAATTTTTTAGAATCTACAGCAATAAACCCTACTTATAAAAAGTACTTAAATAAAGGTTTAACCTCCATTAAAGAAAGAAGTAGCACTTTAGTAGAATTAACTCAAAACGCTTTGTTTTATATTACTAAAGAGCCTAAGGTTTTAGAATCTAAAGCCTTAGAAATTATAGAAAATAGCCAAGAATTACTACTAAAACAGTTCTTACTATTAAAAAACTGTACAACATGGCAACACCATGAACTATACAACCTTACAAAAGAGTTTGCTAATAAAACAAATATGAAACTTGGTAAAGTAGTAGAACCTATGAGAATCTGTTTAACTTATAGTACGGTTTCACCTGCATCTAATTTTGAAATTATGGAAATTCTAGGTCAAGAAGAAACATTGTTACGAATTAACAGGTTTATAAAACAGAAATCGGAAAATAATAAATAG
- a CDS encoding EamA-like transporter family has protein sequence MLAFFSKLSNRNQAFVFAILCILAWSLIPVVSKAVATDLLPLQFLFWSNVLSSVVIYLLTKKFPVDNFKKQIKENIVITIIPSFLGCFLYYVILYYAYANINGISVLVVQYTWPALVVLLSPIVLKEKLTFQGIISTILGFLAVLVVVTKGNFTVMQWENIHTLLIVLGGAFAFAMYSLLSKKIQGNPLVVVLLFFLWASLFSFVILLVFGNFSFPSSLRSWLSVIINGAIINGISYFWWLKALQLEKANIIAPLVFISPVLATIFLIVFYQEEFFISYFIGILLCIVSGLIATYSKKY, from the coding sequence ATGCTGGCATTTTTCTCTAAATTAAGTAATAGAAATCAGGCTTTTGTTTTTGCTATACTTTGTATTTTAGCTTGGAGCTTAATTCCAGTAGTATCTAAGGCGGTAGCTACTGATTTATTACCGTTACAATTTTTGTTTTGGTCTAATGTTTTATCTTCAGTCGTTATATACCTTTTAACTAAAAAATTTCCAGTTGATAATTTTAAAAAACAAATAAAAGAAAATATTGTAATTACAATTATACCAAGTTTTTTAGGTTGTTTCTTATACTATGTAATACTTTACTATGCTTATGCTAACATCAATGGTATTTCGGTTTTAGTGGTACAATATACATGGCCTGCTTTAGTAGTTTTACTATCACCCATAGTGTTAAAAGAAAAATTAACATTTCAAGGAATTATTTCTACTATACTTGGTTTTTTAGCAGTATTGGTTGTAGTTACTAAAGGGAATTTTACTGTAATGCAGTGGGAAAATATTCATACTTTATTAATAGTATTAGGAGGAGCTTTTGCTTTTGCTATGTATTCTTTGTTATCTAAAAAGATTCAGGGGAATCCACTGGTTGTTGTTTTATTATTTTTTCTTTGGGCTAGCTTATTTTCTTTTGTAATTTTACTTGTTTTTGGAAATTTTAGTTTTCCTAGTTCATTAAGATCTTGGTTAAGTGTAATTATTAATGGAGCAATAATTAATGGTATTTCTTATTTTTGGTGGTTGAAGGCCTTGCAACTAGAAAAGGCAAATATTATAGCTCCGCTAGTTTTTATAAGCCCTGTTTTAGCAACTATTTTCTTAATAGTGTTTTATCAAGAAGAATTTTTCATAAGTTATTTTATAGGTATTTTATTGTGTATTGTATCAGGTTTAATTGCCACTTACAGTAAAAAGTATTAG
- the tatC gene encoding Sec-independent protein translocase protein TatC, whose protein sequence is MWFHNTHKDFAGHLQDLRIFLIIAIIFYILCFGVCFYFAGFIYEFLANSFLQTLNHYKAGSNFITTAVPELFFTYLKISFFTSLIIFVPVFLTLLFLYLLPALKKVEKKIAIILLILIPSLFALGIFSAYYVSLQVIWQFFISFNTNKHVQIIPKVNEYISLVLSILFAFGISFELPIFMIILFLVNILNPQDIIKYSRYAVVLAFVIGAILTPPDPLSQILMASVLLILYFLSYFIILFISRIIKNSVETPPIVKE, encoded by the coding sequence TTGTGGTTTCATAATACGCATAAAGATTTTGCAGGGCATTTGCAAGATCTCCGAATCTTTTTAATTATTGCTATAATTTTTTACATTCTTTGCTTTGGGGTTTGTTTTTATTTTGCTGGGTTTATTTATGAATTTTTAGCAAATTCTTTTTTACAAACTCTAAATCATTATAAAGCTGGTAGTAATTTTATTACTACAGCCGTTCCTGAATTATTTTTTACTTATTTAAAAATATCTTTTTTTACTTCATTAATTATTTTTGTACCAGTTTTTTTAACCTTGTTATTTTTATATTTATTACCTGCTTTAAAAAAGGTTGAAAAAAAAATTGCTATAATTTTATTGATTCTAATTCCTAGTTTATTTGCTTTAGGTATTTTTTCAGCTTATTATGTTTCATTACAAGTAATATGGCAGTTTTTTATTAGTTTTAATACTAATAAACATGTACAAATAATACCAAAAGTTAATGAGTATATTTCGTTAGTATTAAGTATCCTCTTTGCTTTTGGTATAAGTTTTGAACTACCTATTTTTATGATAATTTTATTTTTAGTAAATATTTTAAATCCTCAAGATATTATAAAATATAGCCGTTATGCTGTGGTGTTAGCTTTTGTTATAGGAGCTATACTTACACCACCAGATCCGTTAAGCCAAATTCTCATGGCAAGTGTGTTGCTAATTTTGTATTTTCTTTCTTACTTTATAATTTTATTTATAAGTAGAATTATTAAGAACTCGGTAGAAACTCCTCCTATAGTTAAAGAATAA
- a CDS encoding Sporulation related domain conataining protein, with product MTKDYNFFNANDEETENKNFLESASKENETKEYIQTVLKGFVWIFMFVVSFVAIFLIFKTPYYQYYKNKAPIKLNSNGDVVENGNDITITDNKSYNPSEDFTNDTNNDMLENFSDDPNSSLNGNLKENSVANSQSENSASPTVVPSKVVKNEDSSPNLKLNSKNVKNTITENNKVSREETLKRELASNNKNHLNDSDLTNLLKNNRTLSDKQLARATTRPTPEVDSTNSANNVSSIASSNSNATQAPISVNSAKVTASNKSVWLVNIYSSTNKSTLKRSYNNLKNKYSALQNTSAYFTEFFHNKGKTYRISVAKNTAGHSGNSYFNTKYDASKFCATLKGQGLDCFVSMVFLPSLSKYAVK from the coding sequence ATGACAAAAGATTATAATTTTTTCAATGCTAATGATGAGGAAACTGAAAATAAAAACTTTTTAGAGTCCGCATCAAAAGAAAATGAAACTAAGGAGTATATACAAACTGTGTTAAAAGGTTTTGTTTGGATATTTATGTTTGTAGTATCCTTTGTTGCAATTTTTCTAATTTTTAAAACTCCCTATTACCAGTATTATAAAAATAAGGCACCAATTAAACTAAATAGCAATGGTGATGTGGTAGAGAATGGTAATGATATAACTATTACCGATAACAAAAGTTATAATCCTTCAGAAGATTTTACTAATGATACCAACAATGATATGCTAGAAAATTTTTCTGATGATCCTAATAGTAGTTTAAATGGAAACTTAAAAGAAAATTCGGTGGCAAATAGCCAAAGTGAAAATTCTGCTAGCCCCACTGTAGTACCTTCTAAGGTTGTGAAGAATGAAGATTCTAGCCCAAATTTAAAACTAAATTCTAAAAATGTTAAGAATACGATTACTGAAAATAATAAAGTGTCTAGGGAAGAAACCTTAAAAAGAGAATTAGCAAGTAATAATAAGAATCATCTAAATGATTCCGATTTAACTAATCTATTGAAAAATAATAGAACACTTTCCGATAAACAATTAGCTAGGGCAACAACCAGACCTACTCCAGAGGTTGATAGTACCAATTCTGCTAATAATGTTAGTTCTATTGCAAGTAGTAACTCTAACGCTACACAAGCTCCAATTAGTGTTAATTCAGCCAAGGTAACAGCTTCTAATAAAAGTGTTTGGTTGGTAAATATTTATTCTTCTACTAATAAAAGTACTTTAAAACGTAGTTATAATAATTTAAAGAATAAGTATTCGGCTTTACAAAATACTTCGGCTTATTTTACAGAATTTTTTCATAATAAAGGTAAAACCTACCGTATTAGTGTAGCTAAAAATACAGCAGGGCATAGTGGTAATTCTTACTTTAATACGAAATACGATGCTAGTAAATTCTGTGCTACTCTAAAAGGTCAGGGTTTAGATTGCTTTGTTTCCATGGTTTTTTTACCTAGTTTATCTAAATATGCTGTAAAATAG